CCCGCAGATGTCCacgctgctggtgctgctgctgctctgcgtcCACGCGCTGCGGCGCCTGCTGGAGTGCCTGCGCGTCAGCGTCTTCTCTGACGGCGCCGTGCACGCGGTGCAGTACGCGTTCGGCCTGTGCTACTACGTCGCGCTGGGGCTGACGGTGCTCTGCACCGACCGCCTGGGGACAGGTGGGAGTTAAAAAGAGACGCCGCTCTCCGCTTCCCCCGTTTCCCGCTTGGTGTGGTTAGATGTTGTGCGCTGCTGCTCCTTTCAGGGACCggaccccccctctctcagctGGACTGGTTCCACGTGGCCGGAGGCTCGCTCTTCCTCGGGGCCTCGGTGCTGCAGCATCGGTGCACGGTGCTTCTGGCCAGGCTGCGCACCGGGAAGTCCGGTAAGCACGTCCTCTCTGTGTTGCATTCAGGCTCCCACAGACCGTTCCTCCCACTTAGAGCACTGTTAGGAGCCACTGGTGTGACTGGCGTGTCCCCTGTTCGTGGTCCTGCAGGCGCCGTGGAGACGCTGGCTCACCGGCTGCCGGAGGGAGGCTGCTTCGAGCTGGTGTCCTGCCCGCACTACTTCGCCGAGCTGCTGATCTACGTCTCTCTCGCCCTGGTGTTGGGGGGCCGCTCTCTCACCTGGTGGCTCGTCGTCCTCTACGTGCTGTTCAACCAGGCGCTGGCGGCGCAGCTCTGTCACGACTTTTACGTCGGAAGGTACGAGTCGTACCCGAGGCGCAGGAAGGCCTTCATACCGTTTGTGCTGTGAGAGCAGAACTGTTGGACCTGGAGAGTTAAACTGGGCTCACGCCATCGTCCACTGGTTGTGAGACACATGAAGCTGCTCTCAAGATGTCTGAGGTTTGTGATGCAGAACCAACTCTCCGGGTGAGAAGAGGTGAGCGGTCCCTAATGATACCGTACATTCATGTCTGTATTAATACATACCATCTTATCTTGTTATAACACACCTGAAATAATGTTCTGATCGAGTGCTTCTTGTGTTGTAGAAACATCTAGACGGTTTTCTTCACAAAACAGAATTCATAACAAAGGTTTTGCTAAATTAAGTGTCACAGCATAGAGAGAAACCAGCTTGGCTTATTTTGTCTGGAACGACAAAATCCTGCCGTTGTACAAATATTAGGAAGttactacaaaaaatatataacataacaaTTTTTCACTTCTacccaattaaaagaaaaactgttgCAGTGTAATCCTTCTGTATGATTATTTATTACATAAAGAAATGAATCCCTGCAGTATTGGAGGAATACACTATATGGCGATGTTGATTGATTATAAACAGAATAAGTTTACTGTTATTGTAAAGGTGCACAGAATAtatgcattttttgtttttgtactttttttcaaacaaatatttaaaggaCTGTTCGGACATGTAACTTGGTACGTGGTTATTGCAGCcactgaatgaaataaaataaacaaagtatTGGAGCCCGCTTTAATGGCTAAGGTGTGTGaactttaaaaacacatatAGATATGGTATCAAACATGTATAAACACAGAGGGATGCAGCAGGTAGCTTTGTATACAAGTAATCAATTGATTTGCCTCGTTTGGGGtcattttgacatttattcCTCCCCAGTGGTCAATGACAGCAATAGTAAAAATCGAGAATAactacatatttaaaaaacaaatacatatcgTAATAAGAAATAGTTGGCAAAGTTTTCCCCCCTCTTTTGATAGTGAAGCGTTTTAACAACGTTTAAATGTcgtggctcccagatggtggaatgagctctctgatgacatcaggactgcagagagactCTACCTTCACCAAAACAccagcaaaccgtagcactgacaaatggtagcacttaaattgtacttataatggcacttttctataacatgttttgaaactgcttatttgatgaaaaatgtactttcttgttacttgttcttctgagtttgtatctctatgtggaaatgcacttattgtacgtcgctttggataaaagcgttggctaaatgacatgtaatgtaatgtaagtgaCTGACATGGTGGGTGTCCAATCATTGAGCTTCACTGTGCACACGTCAGCCCTACAATGTACGTCATCGTTATTTACGGACCAATCATTTCCGCTGTTTGGCCGGTGCGCGGCAGCAGGGTTCTAACTCCTCCCACTCACTCCTCCGCGCTCGTGCCGTGTGTTCGTGACGTGTATCACCGAGGAGCAAAGCTAGGTGGCTAACATGAAGCTAGCTGACCGTATCAAGTGACTCGAGACGAATCTAAACGTGAACCGTCGGTACTTCGGCAGCCATGGTGCGTCTCTCGCTCACCGAAGGAGACCGACGGCACGACATAAGTATGATGCGCTTCTTCTCTCtgctcgccgccgccgcggtgCTGTTGTTGTCGGTCCGAGTCGCCGCCGAACCGGAGGAGCACAAACCGGCACTAGAGGCAGCCCCGCAGGAGGTAAGGTTGACCTCGTTACTCACCAACTCCATCGTCCAAACCGAACGTTAGACGTTTGTACCCGTTTCTTTGACGCAAGTCTTCCGCTTCCTCTACTTGCTAGCTATCTCTGTTAGCATGTGCTAGCACTCCCTTGCTAGCTAGCACATGCTAACAGAGATAGCCGCAGGTATCACATTGTGTTTTGGGTACAGTGACGTCACTGCCAGGTGCGGACACGATATTATATTAGGAGGCCTTTGTGTCCTACAGCAATAATAACTACTTTTACTTGTGCAGCACATTTCAAGCAGGGAGTACAAAGCGATCTACAATACACAGATCAATaccagaagaaaagagaaatacaataaataaaagtacacaTTAAAGACTGCATGTGTCATCCAAAGGCACCGAGATAGGACAGAATTCATAATATTGTTCACATTTTGTAACCCTTGTACAACAGAGCTATATTTAAAGAattctattcattttattatgtacagcccaaaatcgcaaattacaaattggcCTCGAACACAT
This is a stretch of genomic DNA from Pungitius pungitius chromosome 7, fPunPun2.1, whole genome shotgun sequence. It encodes these proteins:
- the srd5a3 gene encoding polyprenol reductase — encoded protein: MSGHSVSASYADAFWCFLTSCFFAAFCLYKLSKHVPRKYETSVVLVLFQDLIRYGKTKQNLRRHGWLRACDLPKRWFWHFYAVSVGWNAFLLSLYLSATFRHRPYPPWLAGVLDSLTDAPPADSPVPQMSTLLVLLLLCVHALRRLLECLRVSVFSDGAVHAVQYAFGLCYYVALGLTVLCTDRLGTGTGPPLSQLDWFHVAGGSLFLGASVLQHRCTVLLARLRTGKSGAVETLAHRLPEGGCFELVSCPHYFAELLIYVSLALVLGGRSLTWWLVVLYVLFNQALAAQLCHDFYVGRYESYPRRRKAFIPFVL